Proteins found in one Pyrus communis chromosome 15, drPyrComm1.1, whole genome shotgun sequence genomic segment:
- the LOC137717723 gene encoding probable protein phosphatase 2C 59 → MGYLNSVLSPSTQVQADDPPVSGGGLSQNGKFSYGYASSPGKRSSMEDFYETRIDGVEGEVVGLFGVFDGHGGARAAEYVKQNLFSNLISHPKFISDTKSAIADAYSHTDSEFLKSENNQNRDAGSTASTAILVGDRLLVANVGDSRAVICRGGNAIAASRDHKPDQTDERQRIEDAGGFVMWAGTWRVGGVLAVSRAFGDRLLKQYVVADPEIQEEKIDNSLEFLILASDGLWDVVTNEEAVAMIKPIQDPKQAAERLMQEAYQRGSADNITCVVVRFLANQGGSSRSNSG, encoded by the exons atgggttATCTCAATTCGGTTTTGTCACCTTCGACCCAGGTCCAAGCTGATGATCCACCCGTTAGCGGTGGCGGCCTCAG TCAGAATGGAAAGTTCAGCTATGGATATGCAAGCTCTCCAGGGAAAAGATCTTCTATGGAAGACTTTTATGAGACAAGAATTGATGGTGTCGAGGGAGAAGTAGTTGGTCTTTTTGGAGTTTTCGATG GCCATGGAGGTGCACGTGCTGCTGAGTATGTCAAGCAAAATCTTTTCAGTAATTTGATCAGTCATCCAAAATTTATCTCTGACACCAAATCTGCTATAG CTGATGCTTACAGCCATACCGACTCTGAATTTCTGAAATCAGAAAATAATCAGAATAGAGATGCTGGGTCAACTGCTTCTACTGCGATCCTAGTTGGTGACCGTTTGCTTGTTGCAAATGTTGGGGATTCCAGAGCTGTGATATGCAGGGGTGGGAATG CTATAGCTGCTTCAAGAGATCACAAGCCAGACCAGACTGATGAGCGGCAACGGATTGAGGATGCAGGAGGATTTGTAATGTGGGCTG GAACTTGGAGGGTTGGAGGTGTTCTTGCTGTTTCTCGTGCATTTGGTGATAGGCTGTTGAAGCAGTATGTTGTTGCTGATCCAGAAATCCAG GAGGAAAAGATTGACAACTCTCTTGAGTTCCTTATCCTTGCAAGTGATGGACTCTGGGATGTTGTCACCAATGAG GAGGCCGTCGCAATGATCAAACCAATTCAGGACCCAAAGCAGGCAGCGGAGAGGCTAATGCAGGAAGCATATCAGAGGGGGAGTGCAGATAACATCACGTGCGTTGTGGTGCGTTTCCTGGCTAACCAAGGGGGTTCCTCACGAAGCAATTCTGGCTAA
- the LOC137718248 gene encoding protein BOLA4, chloroplastic/mitochondrial-like yields MAVKSMMLRPYVLSASCALSRALPSLFSQPRKTQLVLLHHRAISNENRRNMRLEYGGVRRFSPRSSSVGNAGSIDSPLIESMKKKIKEELNAESVSVEDLSGDGRHVVIDVVSSSFEGQSAVNRQRMVYKAIWEELQNTVHAVDQMTTKTPDEVSGKK; encoded by the coding sequence ATGGCGGTGAAGTCAATGATGTTGCGTCCATACGTGTTATCAGCCTCCTGCGCCCTTAGTCGAGCTCTGCCATCCTTATTTTCTCAACCAAGGAAAACACAGTTGGTATTGCTTCACCATAGAGCAATCAGCAATGAAAACAGGAGGAATATGAGACTGGAATATGGTGGTGTGAGGAGATTCAGTCCTCGATCCTCAAGCGTGGGCAATGCTGGCTCCATCGACTCCCCCCTCATAGAGTCCATGAAGAAAAAGATCAAGGAGGAGCTAAATGCTGAATCCGTTAGCGTAGAAGATCTGAGTGGGGATGGCCGACATGTGGTCATTGATGTCGTCTCCTCGTCATTCGAGGGACAGTCGGCTGTAAATAGGCAGAGGATGGTGTACAAAGCCATATGGGAGGAGCTTCAGAACACAGTTCATGCAGTTGATCAGATGACTACCAAAACCCCGGATGAAGTTTCTGGTAAGAAGTGA
- the LOC137717944 gene encoding zinc finger protein CONSTANS-LIKE 4-like has protein sequence MASKLCDSCQSAKATLFCRADSAFLCVNCDSKIHAANKLASRHPRVWLCEVCEQAPVHVTCKADDAALCVTCDRDIHSANPLSRRHERVPVTPFYDSVNSAADSVPAVKSVVNFLDNRYLSDVDGETEVSREEAEAASWLLPNPKAMENPDLNSGQYLFQEMDPYLDLDYGHVDPKLEEAQEQNSCGADGVVPVRSKNMEPLLVNDQSFELDFTAGSKPFVYGYHHAQCLSQSVSSSSMDISVVPDSNAVTDASDAYTKSLTAAVETSQLAVQLSSADRVARVLRYREKRKNRKFEKTIRYASRKAYAETRPRIKGRFAKRTEVEIEAERMCRYGVVPSF, from the exons ATGGCATCGAAGCTCTGCGACTCTTGCCAATCGGCGAAGGCGACTCTGTTCTGCCGCGCCGACTCCGCCTTCCTCTGCGTCAACTGCGACTCCAAGATCCACGCGGCCAACAAGCTCGCCTCCCGCCACCCCCGCGTCTGGCTCTGCGAGGTCTGCGAGCAAGCTCCAGTTCACGTCACCTGCAAGGCCGACGACGCCGCCCTCTGCGTCACCTGTGACCGCGACATCCACTCCGCCAACCCTCTCAGCCGCCGCCACGAGCGAGTCCCTGTCACGCCGTTTTACGATTCCGTGAACTCAGCTGCAGACTCGGTCCCCGCCGTCAAATCTGTCGTCAACTTCCTCGACAACCGTTACTTATCTGACGTGGACGGCGAGACGGAAGTGAGCAGGGAGGAGGCCGAGGCCGCCTCGTGGCTGCTCCCGAACCCCAAGGCCATGGAGAATCCAGATCTGAACTCGGGGCAGTACTTGTTCCAGGAAATGGATCCGTATCTGGATCTAGACTACGGCCATGTGGATCCGAAACTTGAAGAAGCTCAGGAGCAGAACAGCTGCGGCGCGGACGGCGTCGTTCCGGTGCGGAGCAAGAACATGGAGCCTCTGCTAGTTAACGACCAGAGCTTCGAACTCGACTTTACCGCCGGCTCCAAGCCCTTCGTCTACGGCTACCACCACGCTCAGTGTCTGAGCCAGAGT GTATCATCGTCGTCGATGGACATCAGCGTCGTGCCGGATAGCAACGCGGTGACCGACGCGTCGGATGCATACACCAAGTCACTGACCGCCGCTGTGGAGACATCGCAACTGGCGGTCCAGCTCTCGTCCGCGGATCGCGTGGCGAGGGTGCTGAGGTACAGAGAGAAGCGGAAGAACCGAAAGTTCGAGAAGACGATACGGTACGCTTCGAGAAAAGCGTACGCGGAAACTCGGCCGCGAATCAAAGGCAGGTTCGCGAAGCGCACGGAGGTGGAGATCGAAGCCGAGCGGATGTGCCGCTACGGCGTCGTTCCGTCGTTTTAG